Proteins encoded within one genomic window of Kibdelosporangium phytohabitans:
- a CDS encoding NAD(P)/FAD-dependent oxidoreductase, with protein sequence MTTYDVVVVGAGAAGLSAALVLTRARRSVAVVDSGQPRNAPAAHSHGYLTRDGVPPGELLELGRMEVTGYGGEFFSGEVTAIHRGFTVDLADGTKLKARSVVVATGLRDELPDVPGVAERWGKEVIACPYCHGYEFADRPIGVLHDAHHALLLRQWSSDIVFFAASADIPERAKLAARGIRIIETGVRGLVIEGDRLVGVELVDGRCVPTEAVFLRPKFVPRDEVLKPLGYDPELTEAFGRTNVPGLWVAGNVGNPMANLISSAGEGSSTAAMVNLALVQADVEQAMSFSHEQERDARDMRHRDDTSDLRV encoded by the coding sequence ATGACCACCTATGACGTTGTCGTTGTCGGAGCCGGCGCGGCCGGTCTGTCCGCCGCCTTGGTGCTGACCAGGGCCCGCCGCTCGGTCGCCGTCGTCGACTCGGGCCAGCCGCGCAACGCACCCGCGGCGCACTCACACGGCTACCTGACCAGAGACGGTGTCCCACCAGGAGAACTCCTCGAACTCGGCCGCATGGAAGTGACGGGCTACGGTGGCGAGTTCTTCTCCGGTGAGGTCACGGCGATCCACCGCGGGTTCACTGTGGACCTCGCCGACGGTACGAAACTCAAGGCGCGCAGCGTGGTCGTGGCCACCGGGTTGCGCGACGAACTGCCCGACGTCCCCGGCGTCGCCGAGCGGTGGGGCAAGGAGGTCATCGCCTGCCCGTACTGCCACGGCTACGAGTTCGCCGACCGGCCGATCGGCGTGCTGCACGACGCGCACCACGCGCTGCTGCTGCGCCAGTGGTCGTCGGACATCGTGTTCTTCGCAGCCTCTGCGGACATCCCGGAACGCGCCAAGCTGGCAGCGCGCGGCATCCGGATCATCGAGACGGGCGTGCGCGGCCTGGTGATCGAGGGCGACCGGCTTGTAGGCGTCGAACTGGTCGACGGGCGTTGTGTGCCAACGGAAGCGGTGTTCCTGCGGCCGAAGTTCGTGCCGAGGGACGAGGTGCTGAAGCCGCTCGGCTACGACCCCGAGCTGACCGAGGCGTTCGGCCGCACCAACGTGCCCGGACTGTGGGTGGCGGGCAATGTCGGAAACCCGATGGCCAACCTGATCAGCTCGGCGGGCGAGGGATCGTCCACCGCCGCGATGGTCAACCTCGCCCTCGTCCAAGCGGACGTGGAACAGGCCATGTCGTTCTCGCACGAGCAGGAACGCGACGCCCGCGACATGCGTCACCGGGATGACACGAGTGATCTCCGTGTATGA
- a CDS encoding helix-turn-helix domain-containing protein, with amino-acid sequence MDLARTLADVGPRLKQLRTDRGVTLTDLSEITGISKSTLSRLESGQRKPSLELLLPIAQAHQVPLDELVGAPEVGDPRVRLKPRRIRQHDGNYATVLPLTRQPGGLQAFKMILDRNREPKQVTHEGYEWMYVLSGQVRMLLADKELVLKPGEVVEFDTRLPHWFGSADGKPVEILSVFGKQGEKMHVRARPKQ; translated from the coding sequence ATGGACCTCGCCAGGACACTCGCCGACGTCGGGCCGCGGCTCAAGCAGCTGCGCACCGACCGGGGCGTCACCCTCACCGACCTCTCCGAGATCACCGGGATCTCCAAGAGCACGCTGTCGCGGCTGGAGTCCGGCCAGCGCAAACCCAGCCTCGAGCTGCTGCTGCCGATCGCGCAGGCCCACCAGGTGCCGCTGGACGAGCTCGTCGGCGCGCCCGAGGTCGGCGACCCGCGGGTGCGGCTCAAGCCGCGCCGGATCCGCCAGCACGACGGCAACTACGCCACCGTCCTGCCGTTGACCAGGCAACCCGGTGGGTTGCAGGCGTTCAAGATGATCCTCGACCGCAACCGGGAGCCCAAGCAGGTCACGCACGAGGGCTACGAGTGGATGTACGTCCTTTCCGGACAGGTGCGGATGCTGCTCGCGGACAAGGAGCTCGTGCTCAAGCCCGGCGAGGTGGTCGAGTTCGACACCCGGTTGCCGCACTGGTTCGGCAGCGCGGACGGCAAGCCGGTCGAGATACTGAGCGTCTTCGGCAAACAAGGCGAGAAAATGCACGTTCGCGCCAGGCCAAAGCAGTAG